A single region of the Candidatus Omnitrophota bacterium genome encodes:
- the smpB gene encoding SsrA-binding protein SmpB: MKNIKEEIVATNKKARHNFAILDSFEVGIALKGTEVKSLRQHNANLEDSFARINNGELFLCNMHISPYEYGSYTNVDPKRKRKLLAHKNEITKLIGQTLQKGATLIPLKAYFKHGIAKIELAVARGKRLYDKREAIKLREVRRDVARQFRGKTSL; encoded by the coding sequence ATGAAAAACATAAAAGAAGAGATCGTTGCTACCAACAAAAAGGCAAGGCATAACTTTGCTATCCTTGACAGCTTTGAGGTGGGAATAGCGCTTAAAGGTACCGAAGTAAAATCATTACGCCAACACAATGCGAATTTGGAAGATAGTTTTGCCAGAATAAATAACGGCGAATTATTTTTATGCAATATGCACATAAGTCCTTATGAATACGGCTCTTATACAAATGTAGACCCAAAGAGAAAAAGAAAACTTCTAGCCCACAAAAATGAGATAACGAAACTGATCGGCCAGACATTACAAAAGGGCGCTACTTTAATCCCTCTTAAGGCCTATTTTAAACATGGTATAGCAAAAATAGAACTTGCCGTTGCAAGAGGCAAGAGGTTGTACGACAAGCGCGAAGCTATTAAACTGCGTGAAGTGAGGCGTGATGTAGCGCGCCAGTTCAGAGGAAAGACGAGTTTATAG